A stretch of the Enterobacter mori genome encodes the following:
- a CDS encoding NAD(P)H-dependent oxidoreductase produces MSVTHVINNALIVTAHPVEHSLSHSLADRIATTLREQGKQVEIADLHAEGFNPTMSRPDLDLYHGDPTALPEDILREQQRVERADMLVFVFPVYWWSVPALLKGWFDRVLTLNWAYKVADDGRIAGNLRDVPVRLIATGGSDLVGFDKHGYSTAIHTQIIEGVFGFCGLKNVKLDILYQADTATPEQVEAFLQGIGSV; encoded by the coding sequence ATGTCTGTTACACATGTCATCAATAATGCGCTGATCGTGACGGCTCACCCTGTTGAACATTCATTATCCCATTCACTGGCGGATCGCATTGCCACGACGTTACGAGAGCAAGGGAAGCAGGTAGAAATTGCCGATCTCCATGCTGAAGGCTTTAATCCGACCATGTCTCGCCCCGACCTTGATTTGTATCACGGCGATCCCACTGCGCTTCCCGAGGATATTCTGCGCGAGCAGCAGCGCGTTGAACGCGCAGATATGCTGGTATTTGTCTTCCCGGTGTACTGGTGGTCAGTCCCCGCACTGTTAAAAGGCTGGTTTGATCGCGTGTTGACCCTTAACTGGGCGTATAAGGTGGCCGACGATGGCCGGATTGCGGGTAATTTACGTGATGTTCCCGTCCGCCTGATTGCCACCGGCGGCAGCGATCTCGTCGGATTCGACAAACATGGCTATTCGACGGCGATTCATACGCAGATTATCGAAGGGGTATTTGGCTTCTGCGGGCTGAAGAACGTTAAGCTCGATATCCTTTACCAGGCAGATACGGCGACGCCTGAGCAGGTTGAGGCATTCCTGCAGGGGATCGGGAGCGTGTGA
- a CDS encoding VOC family protein, producing MSQTLPEIDVLFVAGFGPISRDTETSTAFYVQTLGLPLKPVEGNTDYLLTEEGQLAGVKHFAIWPLAQAAASCFGEEQWPTEYPIPQGWVEYEVQDLDSATRILSEKGYRLLVANRTEPWGQTVTRLLSPEGLLTGLTITPWLRG from the coding sequence ATGTCGCAGACGTTACCAGAAATTGATGTCTTGTTCGTCGCCGGGTTCGGGCCCATTTCGCGGGATACGGAGACCAGCACCGCGTTTTATGTCCAGACACTCGGCCTTCCGCTGAAGCCGGTGGAGGGGAATACCGATTACCTGCTCACTGAAGAGGGCCAGCTGGCAGGCGTGAAGCATTTCGCCATCTGGCCGCTCGCACAGGCGGCTGCGTCCTGCTTTGGAGAAGAACAGTGGCCCACCGAGTACCCGATACCGCAGGGATGGGTTGAGTACGAGGTTCAGGATCTGGACTCGGCAACCCGCATTCTGAGTGAAAAAGGCTATCGCCTGCTGGTGGCCAACCGCACCGAACCGTGGGGCCAGACCGTTACTCGCCTGCTCAGTCCGGAGGGACTGCTGACCGGATTGACGATCACACCGTGGCTGCGCGGGTAA
- a CDS encoding TetR/AcrR family transcriptional regulator, translating into MVVKRLRKEDRRVQLLEVARGIVRQQGTEALTLGYLAERANVTKPIPYDHFGDREGLLMALYQDYSDSQLAKFRETLAVDSKTLEKTIRFFSAAYIDCAITAGPETGPIAAALSGSRALQTFREACVAECADCLRTALSPFIVLKGVQGEAVLTAIIGAADALSTAAGNGVLARNVAEDMLSGAMSGVLDTYVNSTK; encoded by the coding sequence ATGGTTGTTAAGCGCTTAAGAAAAGAGGATCGCCGGGTGCAGTTGCTGGAGGTTGCTCGCGGCATTGTTCGCCAGCAAGGCACCGAGGCGCTCACGTTGGGCTATCTGGCCGAGCGGGCCAACGTGACAAAGCCGATACCCTACGACCACTTTGGCGATCGTGAAGGCTTGCTGATGGCGCTGTATCAGGATTATAGCGATAGTCAGCTGGCAAAATTCCGCGAGACGCTGGCGGTCGACAGCAAAACGCTGGAGAAGACGATCCGCTTTTTCAGCGCTGCTTATATAGACTGCGCCATTACCGCCGGGCCGGAAACGGGTCCGATAGCCGCAGCGCTGTCCGGCTCCCGCGCGTTGCAGACGTTTCGTGAGGCGTGCGTTGCCGAATGTGCCGACTGCCTGCGCACGGCGCTTTCTCCGTTTATCGTGCTGAAAGGCGTGCAGGGTGAAGCGGTACTGACGGCCATCATCGGTGCCGCGGACGCGCTCAGTACTGCTGCGGGTAATGGGGTACTCGCCCGCAACGTCGCAGAAGATATGCTCAGCGGTGCCATGTCTGGCGTTCTGGATACCTACGTGAACAGCACAAAATGA
- a CDS encoding glutathione peroxidase translates to MTRFYQFTATRLDGRPISMADYAGKVVLVVNTASQCGFTPQYAGLEALYKKYADRGLVVLGFPCNQFGKQEPGGADEIAKTCYINYGVSFPMFEKVEVNGSAAHPLFRYLKNELPGVLGGRIKWNFTKFLIGRDGKPLKRFAPMTTPEKIDPAVHAALEM, encoded by the coding sequence ATGACGCGCTTTTACCAATTTACCGCTACCCGCCTTGATGGCCGACCGATCTCAATGGCCGACTATGCGGGTAAGGTGGTTCTGGTCGTTAATACCGCCAGCCAGTGCGGCTTCACGCCTCAGTACGCTGGGCTTGAAGCGCTATACAAGAAATACGCCGATCGAGGGTTAGTGGTGCTTGGCTTCCCCTGCAACCAGTTCGGTAAACAGGAACCCGGCGGCGCCGACGAAATCGCGAAAACCTGTTACATCAACTACGGCGTGAGTTTCCCGATGTTCGAGAAAGTCGAGGTTAACGGTAGCGCAGCGCACCCGCTGTTTCGTTATCTGAAAAACGAATTGCCCGGCGTACTGGGCGGGCGGATCAAATGGAACTTTACTAAGTTCCTGATTGGCCGCGACGGTAAACCTCTCAAGCGTTTTGCTCCAATGACGACGCCAGAAAAAATAGACCCTGCAGTTCATGCGGCACTGGAAATGTAA
- a CDS encoding omptin family outer membrane protease: MMMAAFSGAVYAGSLQATPDFSPESFTVSASAGMLSGKSHEMVYDEVTGRKVSQLDWKIKNVAILKGDISWDAYAFLTLNARGWTSLASGSGHMDDYDWMNAKQSSWTDHSSHPATNVNYANEYDLNLKGWIFQGDNYKAGVTAGYQETRFSWTATGGTYNYDNGAYQGNFPAGERGIGYSQRFSMPYIGLAGQYRFNDFEFNALFKFSDWVRAHDNDEHYMRDLTFREKTTDSRYYGASVDAGYYVTPHAKVFAEFTYSSYEEGKGGTQIIDTNTGDSGSIGGDAAGISNHNYTITAGLQYRF; encoded by the coding sequence ATGATGATGGCCGCGTTTTCAGGGGCAGTATATGCAGGTTCCTTACAAGCCACACCGGATTTCTCACCGGAAAGCTTCACGGTTTCAGCATCTGCCGGGATGCTGAGCGGAAAATCCCACGAGATGGTTTATGACGAAGTCACAGGAAGAAAAGTTAGCCAGCTGGACTGGAAAATAAAAAATGTCGCTATTTTGAAAGGCGATATTTCCTGGGATGCATACGCCTTCTTGACACTGAACGCTCGAGGCTGGACATCCCTGGCATCAGGCTCAGGTCATATGGATGACTATGACTGGATGAACGCCAAACAATCCTCCTGGACAGACCATTCAAGCCATCCTGCCACTAACGTTAACTACGCCAATGAATACGATCTCAACCTAAAAGGGTGGATCTTCCAGGGCGATAATTATAAAGCGGGCGTAACCGCAGGTTATCAGGAAACACGCTTCAGCTGGACGGCGACCGGGGGTACTTATAATTATGATAACGGCGCCTATCAGGGGAACTTCCCGGCAGGCGAACGCGGTATTGGTTATAGCCAGCGTTTCTCTATGCCTTACATCGGCCTTGCAGGGCAGTACCGCTTTAATGACTTTGAATTTAATGCCCTGTTCAAATTCAGTGACTGGGTGCGTGCACATGATAACGACGAACACTACATGCGCGATCTGACTTTCCGCGAGAAGACAACAGACTCCCGCTATTATGGTGCGTCTGTTGATGCCGGGTATTACGTTACTCCGCACGCCAAAGTTTTTGCTGAATTTACCTATAGCAGTTATGAAGAAGGTAAAGGCGGTACGCAGATTATTGATACCAATACTGGTGACTCCGGCTCTATTGGTGGGGATGCGGCAGGTATTTCTAACCATAACTATACGATTACAGCGGGTCTGCAATACCGCTTCTGA
- the paaY gene encoding phenylacetic acid degradation protein PaaY, with protein sequence MPVYQIDGLTPVVPDESYVHPTAVLIGDVILGKGVYVGPNASLRGDFGRIVVKDGANIQDNCVMHGFPEQDTVVEEDGHIGHSAILHGCIIRRNALVGMNAVVMDGAVIGENSIVGAAAFVKAKAEMPANHLIIGSPARAIRELSEQELAWKQQGTREYQVLVERCKLTMHQVEPLREVEPERKRLTFDENLRPKSAV encoded by the coding sequence ATGCCTGTTTATCAAATTGATGGTCTGACGCCAGTGGTACCTGACGAGAGCTACGTTCACCCAACGGCAGTGCTGATTGGCGACGTGATTCTGGGCAAAGGCGTTTATGTCGGCCCAAACGCCAGCCTGCGCGGCGATTTTGGCCGCATCGTAGTGAAAGACGGGGCGAACATTCAGGATAACTGCGTGATGCACGGTTTCCCGGAGCAGGACACGGTGGTGGAAGAGGACGGGCATATCGGCCACAGCGCTATTCTCCACGGCTGCATTATCCGCCGCAATGCGCTGGTGGGCATGAACGCGGTGGTGATGGACGGCGCGGTCATCGGTGAAAACAGCATCGTCGGTGCGGCGGCGTTCGTGAAGGCCAAAGCGGAGATGCCCGCCAACCATTTGATCATCGGCAGCCCGGCCAGGGCGATCCGTGAGCTGAGCGAGCAGGAGCTGGCCTGGAAGCAGCAGGGCACGCGGGAATATCAGGTACTGGTGGAGCGCTGCAAGCTGACGATGCATCAGGTAGAGCCACTGCGCGAGGTTGAGCCTGAACGCAAGAGGCTGACGTTTGACGAGAATTTACGGCCGAAGTCGGCGGTGTAG
- a CDS encoding efflux RND transporter permease subunit, whose protein sequence is MSEGRFNLSALAVRERSVTLFLIILVTIAGILSFFGLGRAEDPPFTVKQMTAIAVWPGATAQEIQDQVAEPLEKRLQELKWYDRTETYTRPGMAFITLSLQDNTPPSEVQEEFYQARKKLGDESRNLPAGVTGPMINDEFSDVTFALFALKAKGEPQRLLVRDAETMRQQLLHVPGVKKVNIIGEQAERIYISFSHERLATLGLSPQDIFNALNNQNVLTAAGSIETRGAQIFIRLDGAFDTLRKIRDTPFIAQGKTLKLSDVATVERGYEDPPVLQIRNQHEPALLLGIVMREGWNGLALGKALDAETTRINDSLPLGMTLTKVTDQSVNISSSVDEFMIKFFVALLVVMVVCFVSMGWRVGVVVAAAVPLTLAVVFVVMEASGINFDRITLGSLILALGLLVDDAIIAIEMMVVKMEEGYDRLKASAYAWSHTAAPMLAGTLVTAIGFMPNGFAQSTAGEYTSNMFWIVGLALIASWVVAVVFTPYLGVKMLPDMPKVEGGHAAIYGTPRYNRFRHLLTHVIARKWIVASTVVAIFILAILGMELVKKQFFPTSDRPEVLVEVQMPYGTSIEQTSAAAAKIEDWLKKQPEANIVTSYIGQGSPRFYLAMAPELPDPSFAKIVVLTDSPASREALKFRLRKAVAEGLAPEARVRVTQLVFGPYSPFPVAWRVMGPDVDTLRGIADKVKGVLEASPMMRTVNTDWGTRVPTLHFTLDQDRLQATGLTSNAVAQQLQFLLSGVPITSVREDIRAVQVIGRAAGDIRLDPAKIAGFTLVGNAGQRIPLSQIGDVEVRMEDPLLRRRDRTPTITVRGDIADTLQPPDVSTAIMKQLQPIVDSLPPGYRIEMAGSIEESGKATRAMVPLFPIMIALTLLIIILQVRSMSAMVMVFLTAPLGLIGVVPTLLLFNQPFGINALVGLIALSGILMRNTLILIGQIDHNQKEGLDPFHAVVEATVQRARPVLLTALAAVLAFIPLTHSVFWGTLAWTLIGGTLGGTIITLVFLPAMYAIWFRIRPAAQSVQPRAESM, encoded by the coding sequence ATGAGCGAAGGACGCTTCAACCTGTCAGCGCTTGCCGTGCGCGAACGCTCGGTCACGCTGTTTCTGATTATTCTGGTGACGATTGCCGGTATTCTCTCGTTTTTTGGGCTCGGGCGTGCAGAAGATCCGCCTTTCACGGTGAAGCAGATGACCGCAATCGCCGTGTGGCCCGGCGCGACCGCGCAGGAGATCCAGGATCAGGTGGCCGAACCGCTGGAAAAACGCCTGCAGGAGCTTAAATGGTATGACCGTACGGAAACCTATACCCGTCCCGGCATGGCCTTTATCACACTGTCATTACAGGACAATACGCCACCTTCTGAGGTGCAGGAGGAGTTCTATCAGGCCAGGAAAAAGCTTGGGGATGAGAGCCGAAATCTCCCTGCAGGCGTGACGGGACCCATGATCAATGACGAGTTCTCCGATGTGACCTTTGCCCTCTTTGCGCTCAAAGCAAAAGGAGAGCCGCAGCGTTTGCTCGTGCGCGATGCTGAAACCATGCGCCAGCAGCTCCTGCACGTCCCGGGCGTGAAGAAAGTCAATATCATCGGTGAGCAGGCTGAGCGGATTTATATCTCCTTCTCTCACGAGCGTCTCGCGACGTTGGGCCTGTCGCCTCAGGATATTTTTAATGCACTGAACAATCAGAACGTACTGACGGCTGCGGGTTCGATTGAGACGCGCGGCGCGCAGATCTTTATACGCCTCGACGGGGCTTTCGATACCCTGCGGAAAATCCGCGATACGCCGTTTATTGCGCAGGGCAAAACGCTCAAGCTCTCCGACGTCGCCACGGTGGAACGAGGTTATGAAGACCCGCCTGTTCTGCAAATTCGTAACCAGCACGAACCGGCTCTGCTGCTGGGTATTGTGATGCGTGAAGGCTGGAACGGCCTGGCGCTGGGGAAAGCGCTCGATGCCGAAACGACAAGAATCAATGACAGTCTGCCTCTGGGAATGACCCTTACGAAAGTCACGGATCAGTCCGTAAACATCAGCTCGTCGGTGGATGAGTTCATGATCAAATTCTTCGTCGCCCTGCTGGTTGTTATGGTGGTCTGTTTTGTCAGCATGGGCTGGCGCGTGGGCGTGGTCGTCGCGGCGGCGGTTCCTCTGACACTGGCCGTGGTCTTTGTGGTAATGGAAGCCAGCGGCATTAACTTTGACCGCATCACCCTGGGCTCTCTCATTCTTGCCCTGGGCTTGCTGGTTGATGATGCCATTATTGCCATCGAAATGATGGTGGTAAAAATGGAGGAAGGCTACGACAGACTCAAAGCCTCCGCCTACGCCTGGAGCCATACTGCGGCCCCGATGCTCGCCGGTACGCTGGTAACGGCCATTGGCTTTATGCCGAACGGTTTCGCCCAGTCAACGGCGGGAGAATACACCAGCAATATGTTCTGGATTGTCGGCCTGGCGCTGATTGCGTCGTGGGTCGTCGCCGTGGTTTTCACACCCTATCTGGGCGTAAAAATGCTGCCGGATATGCCCAAAGTGGAAGGGGGACATGCCGCCATCTATGGCACGCCTCGCTATAACCGTTTTCGCCATCTCTTAACCCACGTCATCGCCAGAAAATGGATCGTGGCGAGTACGGTTGTCGCTATTTTTATCCTGGCGATCCTGGGCATGGAGCTGGTGAAAAAACAATTTTTCCCGACGTCGGATCGCCCCGAAGTGCTGGTTGAAGTGCAGATGCCCTACGGCACGTCAATTGAGCAGACCAGCGCCGCCGCAGCGAAAATAGAAGACTGGCTGAAGAAACAGCCAGAAGCCAACATCGTCACATCGTACATTGGTCAGGGTTCACCGCGCTTTTATCTGGCCATGGCACCTGAGTTACCCGATCCGTCATTTGCGAAGATAGTGGTGTTGACGGATAGCCCGGCATCACGTGAAGCACTCAAGTTCCGACTACGTAAAGCGGTTGCCGAAGGCCTTGCGCCCGAAGCGCGCGTGCGCGTCACGCAGCTGGTGTTTGGTCCCTACTCTCCCTTCCCGGTCGCCTGGCGAGTGATGGGACCCGATGTCGATACCCTGCGCGGCATCGCTGACAAGGTGAAAGGCGTGCTCGAGGCAAGCCCGATGATGCGGACCGTCAACACAGACTGGGGAACGCGCGTACCCACACTGCATTTCACGCTCGATCAGGACCGCCTGCAAGCCACCGGCTTAACCTCGAATGCCGTTGCCCAGCAGCTGCAGTTCCTGCTGTCTGGTGTTCCCATTACGTCTGTACGAGAGGACATTCGCGCTGTTCAGGTGATTGGCCGCGCCGCGGGTGATATTCGCCTGGATCCGGCAAAAATAGCGGGCTTTACCCTGGTTGGCAATGCAGGCCAGCGCATTCCTCTGTCACAAATTGGTGATGTTGAGGTGAGAATGGAAGATCCGCTGCTGCGTCGTCGCGATCGAACCCCGACCATCACCGTGCGGGGCGATATCGCCGACACGCTTCAGCCACCGGACGTGTCTACCGCCATCATGAAACAGCTCCAGCCAATCGTCGATTCGCTACCGCCAGGATACCGTATTGAAATGGCCGGATCGATTGAGGAATCAGGCAAAGCGACCCGGGCAATGGTGCCGTTGTTTCCCATTATGATTGCCCTGACGCTACTGATCATCATTCTGCAGGTGCGATCCATGTCGGCCATGGTCATGGTATTTCTTACCGCGCCGCTGGGGCTTATCGGCGTGGTACCAACCTTGCTGCTGTTCAATCAGCCGTTTGGCATCAACGCCCTCGTCGGATTGATCGCCCTTTCGGGCATTCTGATGCGTAATACGCTGATTCTTATTGGTCAAATCGATCATAACCAGAAAGAGGGGCTCGATCCGTTCCATGCGGTTGTCGAAGCGACAGTACAGCGTGCCAGACCGGTCTTACTGACGGCGTTGGCTGCCGTTCTGGCCTTTATTCCCCTGACGCATTCTGTGTTCTGGGGAACGCTCGCCTGGACGCTGATCGGCGGAACGTTAGGGGGAACCATCATTACGCTGGTCTTCCTGCCCGCGATGTATGCGATCTGGTTCAGGATCCGTCCTGCGGCACAAAGCGTTCAGCCTCGTGCTGAAAGCATGTAA
- a CDS encoding LysR substrate-binding domain-containing protein yields MSLPPLYALRAFEVAARLNSFSKAAEILNITPGAVSRHVRTLEEWFDCALFKRQGPRVEVSDAGRILAGQLSESFSNIEWACRAFRSENHLLRLKAPSTLTMRWLLNVLKSFRENHAKPKIEIASVWMDFDTVDFSREPFDCAILLGNGYFGESTESSLLFSEWLIPVCTPSLLESARHQLAKCDLIHPSPDRRDWKRWLKRTGLFPGLDMGGGIVFDTLEQGSLAAMNGHGVAIADLRLTLEALKSGLLALPFREAIATGDGYYLVWPKNSLRRQSIERLLAWFNLNLPVVPSLDIVRLEHNEKQLF; encoded by the coding sequence ATGTCTTTACCGCCACTGTACGCCCTGCGCGCGTTTGAAGTTGCCGCGCGGCTTAACTCCTTCAGCAAAGCAGCTGAAATACTGAATATCACACCGGGCGCGGTCAGCAGGCATGTCCGGACGCTTGAAGAGTGGTTTGACTGTGCGCTGTTTAAACGTCAAGGTCCGCGAGTAGAGGTCAGTGACGCCGGGCGTATTCTGGCCGGACAGCTGAGCGAAAGTTTTTCGAATATTGAGTGGGCCTGTCGCGCGTTCAGAAGTGAAAACCACCTTCTGCGCCTTAAAGCGCCCAGCACCCTGACGATGCGATGGCTTCTGAATGTGCTCAAATCCTTTCGTGAGAACCATGCAAAACCTAAAATAGAAATTGCCAGCGTCTGGATGGACTTCGACACCGTTGACTTCAGCCGGGAGCCATTTGATTGCGCGATCCTCCTCGGGAATGGCTATTTCGGCGAGTCAACGGAGAGCAGCTTGCTTTTCAGCGAATGGCTTATTCCGGTTTGTACTCCGTCTTTGCTCGAATCTGCCCGGCATCAGCTCGCGAAGTGCGATCTTATCCATCCTTCACCGGACAGGCGGGACTGGAAGCGCTGGCTGAAAAGAACGGGGTTATTCCCCGGACTAGACATGGGCGGCGGGATTGTGTTCGACACCCTGGAGCAGGGAAGTCTCGCCGCCATGAACGGTCACGGCGTGGCGATAGCTGACTTAAGACTCACGCTGGAAGCCCTGAAAAGCGGGCTGCTCGCATTGCCCTTCAGGGAGGCCATCGCGACAGGGGACGGGTACTACCTGGTCTGGCCGAAAAATTCGCTCAGAAGACAGAGCATTGAACGTCTGCTGGCGTGGTTTAACCTGAATTTGCCGGTTGTTCCTTCTCTGGATATCGTCCGTCTTGAGCATAATGAAAAACAGCTTTTTTAA
- a CDS encoding MarR family winged helix-turn-helix transcriptional regulator — translation MKDHVDFVVDQWSSAMPELDASSMKIFGRMLRLMKHLGKEWGEAMAQFGFREGEFDVLATLRRAGEPYCLSPTELYKSLLITSGAMTNRVNHLERQGLIQRVADRADKRSTLVSLTPHGKDLIERALIVHTQTQNALLKNLSDAQRAQLESLLRELLLAFPPEERGDKPLSDDNKNLHD, via the coding sequence ATGAAAGACCATGTAGACTTCGTTGTCGACCAGTGGAGCAGCGCCATGCCGGAGCTGGACGCCTCGTCGATGAAAATTTTTGGCCGCATGCTCCGGCTGATGAAGCATCTGGGAAAGGAATGGGGGGAGGCCATGGCGCAGTTTGGCTTTCGCGAGGGCGAATTCGACGTGCTCGCCACGCTGCGTCGCGCCGGAGAGCCTTATTGCCTTTCGCCTACGGAGCTGTACAAATCGTTGCTGATCACATCGGGTGCGATGACGAACCGGGTCAACCATCTGGAAAGGCAGGGGCTTATTCAGCGCGTTGCCGATCGCGCTGACAAGCGCAGCACGCTCGTCAGCCTGACACCCCACGGGAAGGATCTTATCGAAAGGGCGCTGATTGTTCATACGCAAACGCAAAATGCACTCCTGAAAAACCTGTCGGACGCTCAACGTGCGCAGCTTGAATCCCTGCTCAGGGAGTTACTGCTGGCGTTTCCGCCTGAGGAACGGGGTGACAAGCCACTGAGTGACGATAATAAAAATCTGCATGATTAA
- a CDS encoding MFS transporter — protein MKRTSPLLFAVIAFIVGLNLRPILASVGPLFTVLQREAGLTATQFSLLTTLPVAMMGLTALCGPWLLARVGAVRGIMVGLFILLVACLLRGFSASSESLMGTALLGGASIGMIQALMPALIKKEFTQTASTVMSLFSTGIMAGAAVAAASAEPLFSWLTLKPALAMAGLLALLALMLWLTLVKHPQGEKTAHETVTLSPSRTALLLLFFGVGTGAYTLVLAWLPPLYIQAGWSARSSGYMLAWLTLTEVVAGFVVSALIGKFPDRRVPLIAVLLLLLAGLLCLVFSPGTTPILSTLLLGTGIGALFPLSLIVTFDHARTPAQAGKLLSRVQGGGYMIAALMPLIAGIVRDSTVSLTSAWLIMSAGVVLLIVIALNFKPVVDVQAR, from the coding sequence TTGAAACGCACGTCGCCTTTACTCTTCGCCGTTATCGCTTTTATCGTCGGGCTTAACCTGCGGCCAATTCTGGCTTCCGTCGGGCCGCTATTTACCGTGCTGCAGCGCGAAGCAGGGCTAACTGCTACGCAATTCAGCTTGCTGACCACCCTGCCGGTCGCGATGATGGGGTTGACCGCCTTATGTGGGCCCTGGCTTTTAGCCAGAGTCGGCGCCGTACGGGGAATTATGGTCGGGCTCTTCATCCTGCTCGTGGCCTGTTTATTACGCGGTTTTAGCGCCTCATCAGAGAGCCTTATGGGTACCGCATTACTGGGAGGGGCCAGCATAGGCATGATCCAGGCGTTAATGCCTGCCCTGATAAAAAAGGAATTTACGCAAACGGCCAGCACGGTAATGTCGCTATTCAGCACGGGCATTATGGCCGGTGCGGCAGTCGCCGCCGCCAGCGCCGAGCCGTTGTTTTCATGGCTCACGCTGAAGCCCGCGCTGGCAATGGCCGGGCTGTTAGCGCTGCTGGCGCTGATGCTGTGGTTAACCCTGGTTAAGCATCCTCAAGGGGAAAAAACAGCACACGAAACCGTTACGCTCTCGCCCTCTCGTACAGCACTACTGTTGCTCTTTTTCGGCGTGGGTACAGGAGCCTATACGCTGGTATTGGCCTGGCTGCCGCCGCTCTATATTCAGGCGGGATGGAGCGCCCGGAGCAGTGGCTACATGCTGGCCTGGCTGACGTTAACCGAGGTTGTCGCTGGGTTTGTTGTCTCCGCACTGATCGGCAAATTCCCCGACCGACGCGTGCCGCTGATCGCCGTATTGTTGCTGCTGCTGGCGGGATTACTGTGTCTGGTCTTTTCGCCGGGTACGACGCCTATATTATCCACGCTGCTGCTTGGCACCGGGATCGGCGCCCTCTTCCCACTGTCGCTCATCGTCACGTTCGATCATGCGCGAACGCCCGCGCAGGCCGGGAAGTTACTGTCTAGAGTGCAGGGAGGTGGATATATGATTGCCGCGCTAATGCCGTTGATTGCGGGGATCGTTCGTGACAGTACGGTCTCGCTGACCAGCGCATGGCTGATCATGAGTGCGGGAGTCGTGCTGCTGATCGTCATCGCGCTGAATTTTAAACCCGTCGTGGACGTGCAGGCACGGTGA
- a CDS encoding SDR family oxidoreductase: MLRGKRAVITGGGGGFGQALCVWLAREGVDVDFSARRIEDIEKTCALIAAEGGVARGYLCDLALSESISEFVSQVLDSDRPIDILLLNAAQWLSGTIDEQSSTEIVNTVSSGLTGSILLTQALLSGLRCSDGADIIAIISACGIPNFTDSIAHPAFFASKHGMSGFITKLSKQLSRENIRVTGLYPPDFELTGLDALVDDRSRMGERLMNGRSVWEMVRFVLTQPRSCHIGTVYFQGPTREDLECQF; this comes from the coding sequence ATGCTGAGAGGAAAACGCGCTGTTATCACGGGTGGCGGCGGGGGATTTGGTCAGGCGCTGTGCGTCTGGCTGGCGCGAGAGGGCGTTGACGTGGATTTTAGCGCCCGTCGGATCGAGGATATAGAAAAAACCTGCGCCCTCATCGCGGCTGAAGGGGGTGTGGCAAGAGGGTATCTTTGCGATTTAGCCCTGTCGGAATCCATTTCTGAGTTTGTTTCGCAGGTTTTAGATTCAGACAGGCCAATCGATATTTTACTACTGAATGCTGCTCAGTGGCTGTCAGGGACTATAGACGAACAATCGAGCACAGAAATCGTCAATACCGTCAGTTCAGGCCTGACAGGTTCAATCCTGCTCACCCAGGCGCTGCTTTCAGGATTGCGATGTTCAGACGGCGCAGACATCATTGCGATTATATCCGCATGCGGTATTCCGAACTTTACAGATTCCATTGCCCATCCCGCTTTTTTTGCCAGCAAACATGGAATGAGCGGCTTTATCACCAAACTGTCAAAACAATTGTCCCGGGAAAATATAAGGGTGACCGGCTTGTATCCACCCGATTTTGAACTTACCGGGTTAGACGCGCTTGTCGACGATCGCTCACGAATGGGGGAGCGCTTAATGAATGGACGATCTGTCTGGGAAATGGTGCGTTTTGTGCTCACTCAGCCCCGTAGCTGCCACATTGGTACCGTCTACTTTCAGGGGCCCACTCGCGAAGATCTGGAATGTCAGTTCTGA